From the bacterium genome, the window GGTGACACCATTGAAGTGGATGGTGATGCGGTTGTGGCAGAACGAGTGTATTACAAATGGTCTCGTGGCTGCCGCAGTAAGATTTACTGGAAGCATGTCAGTGTCTGAAACCTGTGAACATGATCTGCTGCAGCTCCTGCGCAAGGCGATGGAGACGATGCGTCCCGATCTGTCGGGGTACATGCGGTTTCCAATGCGCGGAAAAGTAGTGGCAGTTAACGCAGAAAAGTTCACAGTCGATGTAAAGCCTGACGATGCCGATACACCCTTGCTTCCTAAATGTCAAATTCTGACGCTTTGGGCAACCAGCATCCAACGGATTGTAATTCTTCCGAAGATCGATGACGCAGTCGTGGTCGGCTTTCTCTGGGGAGATCCTACCCAACCATTTGTGATGGGATTTGTTACGGACTCAGGGACATGTGGTAAACATCTCATCATCGAGCAGGGTAGCAGCCGGATTGAAATCGCAGAAAATGGTGCCATTCTGATCGCAACAGAAGCAACGCTGAATGTTACTGCCGGAGCGAAAATTGAGATTTGTGGTGACGCCGATATCGATGTGATTGCAACCGGAAAAGTAAAACTATCTGCGCCTCAAGTGGAGCTAGGGGCAAGTGCGCAGGAGAAAGTGGTACTGGGTGATTCGTTCATGAGCTATTTCAATACGCACATCCATACCGGAAATCTTGGTGCACCGACCTCGCCACCCATCCAACCGATGATGACAGCGATGTTATCGGAAGTATCAAAAACGGAATAAAAATGGCGCTTTCGGCAACACTACTCAAGGAATTGATTGGACAGCAGTATGACTCGCTGGATGCGGACGGGTCGTCATTAGCAAGTCTGATCGAACAACATATCCGGCAGGAGTTGGGTAGTGTTCCAGCATTTGCCGGTGGCAGTTATCTCGATCCAATTCCCAAGATGTCACGTGCAATAGCGCAGGCAGTACACCAGAATACCAAGACCATTTTCGCCGGTGCGGTGGCGACAGCCATGGTGCAGCACTTCGTAAGTGCTGGAGTGGTAACGGTAGCAGCAGGAATTGCGGTATCTACTGCTGGTAGTCCCGCA encodes:
- a CDS encoding phage baseplate assembly protein V, whose amino-acid sequence is MSVSETCEHDLLQLLRKAMETMRPDLSGYMRFPMRGKVVAVNAEKFTVDVKPDDADTPLLPKCQILTLWATSIQRIVILPKIDDAVVVGFLWGDPTQPFVMGFVTDSGTCGKHLIIEQGSSRIEIAENGAILIATEATLNVTAGAKIEICGDADIDVIATGKVKLSAPQVELGASAQEKVVLGDSFMSYFNTHIHTGNLGAPTSPPIQPMMTAMLSEVSKTE